From a single Fusobacterium ulcerans ATCC 49185 genomic region:
- a CDS encoding autotransporter-associated N-terminal domain-containing protein yields the protein MRKGDIEKSLKRFLKRKVSYSLALLIAFMITGGISLGAEITAEEIQESKGDLLSKIQTEREEIKRKIAENERLIKEYNSNFVELVRKGDFYSKPLFNSTQVFFSYQHLDSGKMKDVTDKEFSETIDAINKHYGIKSGRSILKSTGNIGKDKLIAGNGVAVDTQIFRETIEVGANIKPVEPVLPEINPNVSVNVSAPVVTLSGLPGVITVSTPKIDPISFSGLSPITLPSGVTVTVTPPSPVDKITVSKLEVITLEIPEKKDISVEAPKPPEGFIPTTITPPVKPGAPEVKVPENFDPPVISFIGGGFSQGSAIGMPKNNIIIQNYDTYKTDVPVVITTGNSGTTWTGGTITVTTSSNGSNYPATAGTYSLGNGSTTVPLNAFINELRDHDADIGGNYVMTDTGGGNNVKIFLSHNPAGVGGIGGSYDGVDKSGPRTAKFTGTLELHGITVPNNVNILVGVEHQLWNMNCNLGAYSIFENQGTITLADGNNIIGIMIDTENSPNANGGINKTVNKGKIVINSHNSIGIDFGQFNQHNLLVDVFVGNIEINGENNYGLRMKDVFGSSGFGATYFDKGVTITSGTDLNGSPTKITVGGKKNVGVSISKYLSSGKNINPIDNISKLNIEVTGENVVGFLRNAEYSTNNPNDMLLNGTTMGTFSFGAGATNSVLIRSDKYGIQIDKDISSESGETGNVFAQATKTGKIINNAVLSSTLKSFTGLLASGTGDASVENTGTVKITGDGSNNVGIAVLDSANGKNSGTIEVLGAGNNKSGIYNKGTFTISGGSVTVEGGSSSGIYNTGITNINGTVALKGTGGTTGIYSNGGQITSNSGNQLSIIIDDTSSTAKGLAVYAEGGANLNLSDADIIVTEGAAGVAAFGEGTNINLSRGNLKFNGSGYAVYSDGTGKIDLSGATITLNGSSTAFDFDLAEGVVAPIILDEDSRINANDDKVIVFNLKNAKKLSTDGLEDSIKNSLGEALGNVNLNDLLSHSTATNYKIAAVDGGEIAIGDLDKTGTGEETDLAKIAGNFYYNRFLGQRLKATAKNSKISAVLTDEQAKKYNNQVVGLEMNSSKLATSANETRIDLEGSTIITADRNGAEAGAIGAYINYGFVTLNGDSRIKVEREKDNGNTANDNAVGVYAVNGSTVYNATGIIAVGGNQSIGILGMAYREDENGNAVIDEYGSAALGQGTTTIYNGGTIFLDGEGSIGIYADNNNTSVGTIGAQVLNQSGIIVGDSNDSATSVGIYGKKAQIYNDSSITVGSGGVAIYATEGSEVAELGTLKLGSDGIGVMVDGTSKITATTVTLESKENTVDINGKTGIFYKGSSTGSDNKEITLTIDASNFVKGTAIYVQDMTVKSSGKLTVGAEGIGIFVAKRDTGAAAGTNKGTINLGTSKNAIGMYGKDTSIANETGNGIINIGNSSQIGMYAEGANGKVTNTGIINLNVDGAKGIYVRNDATAEITGANINFSNHNSSIGVYAEGANVNFTNTFTFQNDNANKNIYVYGKNSTVEIAGGETVTIDGGSIPTAVGTEGNKTVGIYLENAGAGSTFKGTGELKVENGAIGIYSKGNNSLDVKVTAEGDKTTGVFIDGESKIKGTVTAKTDAIGVYGSGGAVVIDNTGLTLNIGTASISNKGTGMYLTDGAYATGGLITVDNFSDDNNIGVYYSKGTASGPVTNESEIELTGKNGVGIYAADGITLVNDSNITSIVPASNSIASYVGGDSTLTSNGTIELKDTANGIGIYAAASGTGINSVSGEIKLTAATGSMVGMASKGTDASVENQGIITVGNNLGMYITDGSSGKNSGEIKVEKGTTTTGTTTGTGVYIEGTGNSFDGTGGTIKSDAIGIYLKDTTAGTVTNTGTLDIASGGVGVFGENANIDFNVNVTGTGAVGVAASSNSVISGNVTTGENSVGVYVLDNSVSFNGANITTEKKAPGGTSIGILLNSAVGSYTMSNVIVSAQDGVGIYLDGTGSGIDLTHNGTVNTVGGIGIYVANGTALTTGKSVLNINGGTGIYVDGGTANLGTTETLTFNFGIDGGIGVYNNGGTLNFGNNISTTGSGSLAATVNGDLASSGNLNIGEGGTGLLGKYDVGIIADKNITNIGNITAKSGGIGLAAVEGNSTPSGGITINNAGTITASGKSSGGDSSIGIYTNIAEINSTGTVEVGTDGIGIYATASGKAVKNDNMTMTGDNGIGVYIKGATGGLTANNITSTGGKGNTGLVLDGTTSSPLPLDINAGTITLGDESIGVMATGTTSSPITIAGTITVGDSGTGKSAIGIVASGGSDVILAGTTEIKAGKGGIGVYAEGAGTTVAGINASNITVGTDGIYLYSTVGTSISFTGNITADNQIGIVAARGNVSGTGSTITAKNGGIGAYVKGTGSSFTGTNIVVQSGIAETGTDPAKYSVGVYYENAGTIASLPTVTQAGSYSIGTVLDRTTGTTAAGINIGTSGSNQVGVMAKGNSVFTIASGGIAVGNGDSNIGIYGENSTINVAGDISVGTASSLTDSSIGVSLKGGSYTGTTGDLAVGNNSIGIYGTNMTGNISQSGTTMTVGDNGVGIYGSGTGNIILSMTTTGITLGDNNSIGVYAKGMNTDVTGNMSVGTNTSIGIVSEGNGNVTYDGAMTITGKGTGEGDTGSVGIYKTFGSGIISTSAGNWTVGNNGYGIYVQQTKVTKDAEGNIISEEVTNNIATINNIASMNLGMSAVGIYSNGKNIVTNSGIITVGETDVNGEPNNAKNHLNSVGIYVANGTTVNNTGTINVEHDFSVGIYGSGIGTKITNGGTITVDKGGVGILVQKGAVAVNTGIINLGSVDSTYGATTVGMAAYSGSSIINDTNGVINVDKGSGMVVGIGAKFQNNGLITVKNGIGIEGQGVLENTGNIVVIPGYSGTKVENTGVGSAEVGSVKIESDGTVTINDKYVSLAGGSLSVDGDLKINGAYVDVTTGIPLFNAQSVSGEVNILPNFALTGNGITYVIQDFVNVASETVDGTKFTPITSPLFIAKVTGDGDLTIAKRPYADLTIGTQFDALDKGLDNILANSGGIGKDAEILKGLNAYLEGLSADQFEGEASRKLAETRGDIYSTIQGRMQDINRAFDNSFYELESSYNLTKDSSKYSVIYTDGDYKDPTLGIEDYDYKIMGLLYMKEKEGTEYGSKYGYTLGFTGSKFEFENDSKEDVYSLRAGVHRVKNLSEEHKVSWLSRIELGYNRHIAERKLNLHETFENKGEYNTYSVALDNRITKVIYTDLSRELDIYADLDLEYGKVDGFTESAGSNGGLEVQIKDNDYLSAQLGAGVKASQRIYAGNDVSVKVTADVKYAYELGDNYDGNKARLKNGGEGYYSLITPDGREGKLIGKVGLTVEKANYMGVTFEVEAADEGNREDSSVKYGVRFNYKF from the coding sequence ATGAGAAAAGGCGACATTGAAAAATCTCTAAAAAGATTTCTAAAAAGAAAAGTGAGTTATTCTCTTGCTCTTTTGATAGCTTTCATGATAACAGGTGGAATATCATTAGGAGCAGAAATAACAGCAGAGGAGATACAGGAAAGTAAAGGAGATCTTTTAAGTAAAATACAAACAGAGCGCGAAGAAATAAAGAGAAAAATAGCAGAAAATGAGAGATTAATAAAAGAATATAATTCAAACTTTGTAGAACTTGTAAGAAAGGGAGATTTTTACTCTAAGCCTTTATTCAATAGTACACAAGTTTTTTTCAGCTATCAGCATTTAGATAGTGGAAAAATGAAAGATGTAACAGATAAAGAGTTTTCAGAAACAATAGATGCAATAAACAAGCATTATGGAATAAAAAGTGGAAGAAGTATATTAAAATCTACAGGAAACATAGGAAAAGATAAATTGATAGCAGGAAATGGAGTGGCTGTAGATACACAAATATTTAGAGAAACAATAGAAGTAGGAGCAAATATTAAACCAGTAGAACCAGTATTACCAGAAATTAATCCAAATGTATCAGTAAATGTATCAGCACCAGTAGTAACTTTAAGTGGATTACCAGGAGTAATAACTGTATCAACACCAAAAATAGATCCAATATCTTTTTCAGGATTGAGTCCAATAACACTGCCGTCAGGAGTGACAGTAACAGTAACACCCCCATCACCAGTTGATAAGATAACAGTATCAAAACTTGAGGTAATAACTCTAGAAATTCCAGAAAAAAAAGATATATCAGTAGAGGCACCAAAACCACCAGAAGGATTTATTCCAACAACAATAACACCACCAGTCAAACCAGGAGCGCCAGAAGTAAAGGTTCCAGAGAATTTTGACCCTCCAGTAATATCGTTTATAGGAGGGGGATTTTCTCAAGGATCAGCTATAGGTATGCCTAAGAATAATATCATTATACAGAACTATGATACTTATAAGACAGATGTTCCTGTTGTAATAACAACAGGAAATAGTGGAACAACTTGGACAGGTGGAACAATAACAGTGACAACAAGCAGTAATGGAAGTAACTATCCTGCAACAGCAGGAACGTATTCACTAGGAAATGGTTCTACTACCGTTCCTTTAAATGCCTTTATCAATGAGCTTAGAGATCATGATGCTGATATTGGCGGGAATTATGTAATGACAGATACAGGTGGAGGAAATAATGTCAAGATATTTTTAAGTCATAATCCTGCTGGAGTTGGAGGAATTGGAGGATCGTATGATGGAGTGGATAAATCAGGACCTAGAACAGCTAAATTCACTGGTACTTTGGAATTACATGGAATTACAGTTCCAAATAATGTAAATATTTTAGTTGGAGTAGAACATCAATTATGGAATATGAATTGTAATTTAGGAGCATATTCAATATTTGAAAATCAGGGAACTATAACCCTTGCAGATGGAAATAATATAATTGGAATAATGATTGATACTGAAAATTCTCCAAATGCAAATGGTGGAATAAATAAAACAGTTAATAAAGGAAAAATAGTTATCAACAGCCATAACAGTATAGGTATTGATTTTGGACAATTCAATCAACATAATTTATTGGTTGATGTATTTGTTGGAAATATTGAAATTAATGGGGAAAATAACTATGGTTTAAGAATGAAAGATGTTTTTGGCAGCTCAGGTTTTGGAGCAACATATTTTGATAAGGGAGTTACAATAACTTCTGGTACTGATTTAAATGGTTCTCCAACAAAAATTACTGTTGGTGGAAAAAAGAATGTAGGAGTATCTATTTCAAAATATTTATCAAGTGGAAAAAATATCAATCCAATAGATAATATTTCAAAATTAAATATAGAAGTTACTGGAGAAAATGTTGTAGGTTTCTTAAGAAATGCTGAGTATTCAACAAATAATCCAAATGATATGTTGTTAAACGGCACAACTATGGGAACATTTAGTTTTGGTGCTGGAGCTACAAACAGTGTTCTTATCAGAAGTGATAAGTATGGAATTCAAATAGATAAAGATATATCTTCTGAATCTGGGGAGACAGGAAATGTATTTGCTCAGGCGACTAAAACTGGGAAGATAATAAATAATGCAGTATTGAGCAGTACTTTAAAAAGCTTTACTGGACTTCTTGCAAGTGGAACTGGAGATGCTTCTGTAGAAAATACAGGAACTGTAAAAATAACAGGAGATGGAAGTAATAATGTAGGAATAGCAGTTCTAGATTCAGCTAATGGGAAGAATAGCGGAACTATAGAAGTTCTTGGAGCAGGAAATAATAAATCAGGAATATATAATAAAGGGACATTTACTATATCTGGAGGAAGTGTAACAGTAGAAGGCGGTTCATCTTCTGGAATATATAATACAGGTATAACAAATATTAATGGAACTGTTGCTTTAAAAGGGACAGGTGGAACTACAGGAATATACAGTAATGGAGGACAAATAACATCAAATTCTGGAAATCAGTTAAGTATAATAATAGATGATACATCATCAACAGCAAAAGGATTAGCTGTATATGCAGAGGGTGGAGCAAATCTAAATCTTAGTGATGCTGATATTATAGTAACAGAAGGAGCAGCAGGAGTAGCAGCATTCGGAGAAGGTACAAATATAAATTTATCAAGAGGAAATTTAAAATTTAATGGCTCAGGATATGCTGTTTATTCAGATGGAACAGGAAAAATAGACTTAAGTGGTGCCACTATAACACTTAATGGAAGTTCTACAGCATTTGACTTTGATCTTGCAGAAGGAGTAGTGGCTCCAATCATATTAGATGAGGATTCAAGAATTAATGCAAATGATGATAAAGTTATTGTATTTAATTTAAAGAATGCAAAGAAATTAAGTACAGATGGATTGGAAGACAGTATAAAGAATTCTCTTGGAGAAGCTTTAGGGAATGTGAACCTTAATGATCTTTTAAGTCATAGTACAGCTACTAACTATAAAATAGCAGCAGTTGATGGTGGAGAGATTGCTATTGGAGACTTGGATAAAACGGGAACAGGAGAAGAAACAGATCTAGCTAAAATAGCTGGAAACTTTTACTATAATAGATTCTTAGGACAAAGACTTAAGGCAACTGCAAAAAATAGTAAAATTTCTGCAGTTCTTACTGATGAACAGGCAAAAAAATATAATAATCAAGTAGTTGGACTGGAAATGAATTCAAGCAAATTAGCTACCAGTGCTAACGAAACGAGAATAGATTTGGAGGGTTCAACTATTATTACTGCTGATAGAAATGGAGCAGAAGCAGGAGCAATAGGAGCTTATATAAACTATGGATTTGTAACATTAAATGGAGATAGTCGGATAAAAGTTGAAAGAGAAAAAGATAATGGAAATACTGCAAATGATAATGCAGTAGGAGTATATGCAGTAAATGGAAGTACAGTATATAATGCCACAGGAATTATAGCAGTAGGAGGAAATCAATCTATAGGTATTTTAGGAATGGCATATAGAGAAGATGAGAATGGGAATGCAGTAATAGATGAATATGGTTCAGCTGCATTAGGTCAAGGGACAACAACTATTTATAATGGGGGAACTATATTCCTAGATGGAGAAGGAAGCATAGGAATTTATGCAGATAATAATAACACTTCTGTAGGAACAATTGGTGCACAAGTATTAAATCAGTCAGGAATAATAGTAGGGGATTCAAATGATTCTGCTACTTCTGTAGGTATTTATGGGAAAAAAGCTCAAATTTATAATGACTCAAGTATCACAGTAGGAAGTGGTGGAGTAGCAATCTACGCGACAGAAGGAAGTGAGGTTGCAGAACTTGGAACATTAAAACTTGGTTCAGATGGAATAGGAGTAATGGTTGATGGAACCTCAAAAATTACAGCTACTACTGTTACTTTAGAAAGCAAAGAAAATACAGTGGATATTAATGGAAAAACAGGTATTTTCTATAAAGGCTCATCAACTGGAAGTGACAACAAAGAAATAACCTTAACTATAGATGCCTCAAATTTTGTAAAAGGAACAGCTATATATGTACAAGATATGACAGTTAAATCATCTGGAAAGTTAACTGTTGGAGCAGAAGGAATAGGTATTTTTGTTGCAAAGAGAGATACAGGAGCAGCTGCAGGAACAAATAAGGGAACAATCAATCTTGGAACAAGTAAAAATGCAATAGGAATGTATGGTAAAGATACATCTATTGCTAATGAAACAGGTAATGGAATAATTAATATTGGTAATTCTTCTCAAATAGGGATGTATGCAGAGGGAGCTAATGGTAAAGTAACAAATACAGGGATAATTAATCTGAATGTAGATGGAGCTAAAGGAATCTATGTTAGAAATGATGCAACAGCAGAAATAACTGGGGCTAATATAAATTTCTCTAATCATAACTCAAGTATAGGAGTTTATGCAGAAGGTGCAAATGTAAACTTTACAAATACTTTTACTTTTCAAAATGACAATGCAAATAAAAATATCTATGTATATGGAAAAAATTCTACTGTAGAGATAGCTGGAGGAGAAACAGTAACAATAGATGGTGGAAGTATTCCAACTGCAGTAGGAACAGAAGGAAATAAAACAGTAGGAATATATCTAGAAAATGCTGGAGCAGGAAGTACATTTAAAGGAACAGGAGAACTTAAGGTTGAAAATGGAGCAATAGGAATTTATTCTAAAGGAAATAATAGTTTAGATGTAAAAGTAACAGCAGAGGGAGATAAAACAACAGGAGTATTCATAGATGGAGAATCAAAAATAAAAGGAACTGTTACAGCTAAAACTGATGCAATAGGAGTATATGGAAGTGGAGGAGCTGTAGTTATAGATAATACAGGACTTACCCTAAATATAGGAACTGCTAGTATATCTAACAAAGGAACAGGAATGTACCTTACAGATGGTGCATATGCAACTGGAGGATTAATTACTGTAGATAATTTTTCAGATGATAATAATATAGGAGTGTATTATAGTAAAGGAACTGCCTCTGGACCTGTAACAAATGAATCTGAGATTGAGCTTACAGGAAAAAATGGTGTAGGAATATATGCAGCAGATGGAATAACTTTAGTAAATGATTCTAACATTACATCAATAGTACCTGCCTCAAATAGTATAGCCTCATATGTAGGAGGAGATTCAACTCTAACTTCAAATGGAACTATTGAATTAAAAGATACAGCAAATGGAATTGGAATCTATGCTGCAGCTAGTGGAACAGGAATTAACTCAGTAAGTGGGGAGATTAAATTAACTGCAGCAACAGGTTCAATGGTAGGAATGGCATCGAAAGGGACAGATGCTTCAGTAGAAAATCAAGGTATAATTACTGTTGGAAATAATCTAGGAATGTATATAACAGATGGAAGTTCAGGAAAGAATAGTGGAGAGATAAAAGTAGAAAAAGGAACAACAACAACAGGGACAACAACAGGAACAGGAGTATATATAGAAGGTACAGGAAATAGTTTTGATGGAACTGGAGGAACTATCAAATCAGATGCAATTGGAATCTATCTGAAAGATACAACAGCTGGAACTGTGACTAATACAGGAACTTTAGATATAGCTTCAGGAGGAGTAGGAGTATTTGGAGAAAATGCAAATATTGACTTTAATGTAAATGTTACAGGAACAGGAGCAGTAGGAGTTGCAGCTAGTAGCAATTCAGTAATTTCTGGAAATGTAACAACAGGAGAGAATTCTGTTGGAGTTTATGTTCTTGACAATAGTGTATCATTTAATGGAGCTAATATAACAACAGAAAAAAAGGCACCAGGAGGAACATCAATAGGAATCCTTTTAAATAGTGCAGTAGGATCATATACAATGAGTAATGTAATTGTAAGCGCTCAAGATGGAGTAGGGATCTACTTAGATGGAACTGGATCAGGAATAGATCTTACTCATAATGGAACTGTAAATACAGTTGGAGGAATAGGTATCTATGTAGCCAATGGAACTGCTCTTACAACAGGAAAAAGTGTACTTAATATAAATGGTGGTACAGGAATATATGTAGATGGAGGAACAGCTAACCTTGGAACAACAGAAACTCTGACATTTAATTTTGGAATTGATGGAGGAATAGGAGTTTACAACAATGGAGGAACTCTTAATTTTGGAAATAATATATCTACAACAGGTTCAGGATCATTGGCAGCAACTGTAAATGGAGATTTAGCTTCATCTGGTAATTTAAATATAGGTGAAGGAGGAACAGGACTTCTTGGTAAATATGACGTTGGAATTATAGCAGATAAAAATATAACTAACATAGGAAATATTACAGCTAAATCAGGAGGAATAGGACTTGCAGCTGTAGAAGGAAATAGTACTCCATCAGGAGGTATAACAATAAATAATGCTGGAACTATTACAGCTAGTGGAAAATCAAGTGGAGGGGACTCTTCTATAGGAATATATACAAATATAGCAGAGATAAATAGTACAGGAACTGTTGAAGTAGGAACAGATGGAATAGGAATATATGCTACAGCTAGTGGAAAAGCAGTGAAGAATGATAATATGACTATGACAGGAGATAATGGAATAGGAGTATATATCAAAGGAGCAACAGGTGGACTTACTGCAAATAACATAACTTCAACAGGAGGAAAAGGAAATACAGGATTAGTTCTTGATGGAACTACTTCATCACCTTTACCATTAGATATTAATGCAGGAACTATTACTCTAGGAGATGAAAGTATAGGAGTAATGGCAACAGGAACAACTTCTTCTCCAATTACAATAGCTGGAACTATTACAGTAGGAGATTCAGGTACAGGTAAGAGTGCAATAGGAATAGTAGCAAGTGGTGGTTCTGATGTAATTTTGGCAGGAACAACAGAAATTAAAGCTGGAAAAGGTGGAATAGGAGTATATGCTGAAGGGGCAGGAACAACAGTAGCAGGCATAAATGCTTCTAATATTACAGTAGGAACAGATGGGATATATTTGTATTCTACTGTAGGTACCTCAATAAGTTTCACAGGAAATATCACAGCTGATAATCAAATAGGAATAGTAGCAGCAAGAGGAAATGTAAGTGGTACAGGTTCAACAATAACAGCTAAGAATGGTGGAATAGGAGCATATGTAAAAGGAACAGGTTCATCATTTACAGGAACAAATATTGTAGTTCAAAGTGGAATTGCAGAAACAGGTACTGATCCAGCAAAATATTCTGTGGGAGTCTATTATGAGAATGCAGGAACAATAGCATCACTGCCAACAGTAACACAAGCAGGAAGTTATTCAATAGGAACAGTATTAGATAGAACAACAGGAACTACAGCTGCTGGAATTAATATCGGAACTTCTGGAAGTAATCAGGTAGGAGTAATGGCAAAAGGAAACTCTGTTTTCACTATAGCATCAGGAGGAATTGCAGTAGGAAATGGAGACAGCAATATTGGTATATATGGAGAAAATAGTACAATTAATGTAGCTGGAGATATATCAGTTGGTACAGCTAGTTCACTTACAGATTCATCAATAGGAGTTTCTTTAAAAGGAGGTTCATATACAGGAACTACTGGGGATCTTGCAGTAGGAAATAACAGTATAGGAATCTATGGAACAAATATGACTGGAAATATTAGTCAAAGTGGAACAACTATGACTGTAGGAGATAATGGAGTAGGTATCTATGGTTCTGGAACTGGGAATATTATTTTATCAATGACAACAACAGGAATAACTCTTGGAGATAACAATTCTATAGGAGTATATGCCAAAGGAATGAATACAGATGTAACAGGAAACATGAGTGTTGGCACAAATACAAGTATAGGTATTGTAAGTGAAGGAAATGGAAATGTAACATATGATGGAGCTATGACTATAACAGGGAAAGGAACTGGGGAAGGAGATACAGGTTCAGTAGGAATCTATAAGACTTTTGGAAGTGGAATAATTTCAACATCTGCAGGAAACTGGACTGTAGGAAATAATGGATATGGAATTTATGTACAGCAGACTAAAGTTACTAAAGATGCAGAGGGAAATATAATTTCAGAAGAAGTAACAAATAATATAGCTACAATTAATAATATTGCTAGTATGAATCTAGGAATGTCAGCAGTAGGAATTTACTCAAATGGAAAAAATATAGTGACTAATAGTGGAATAATAACTGTAGGAGAAACAGATGTAAATGGAGAGCCAAATAATGCTAAAAACCATCTAAATTCAGTGGGGATATATGTAGCAAATGGAACTACAGTAAATAATACAGGAACGATAAATGTAGAGCATGATTTTTCAGTAGGTATTTATGGAAGCGGAATTGGAACAAAGATTACAAATGGAGGAACTATCACTGTTGATAAAGGCGGAGTAGGAATTCTTGTACAAAAAGGAGCTGTAGCTGTAAATACTGGAATTATCAATTTAGGAAGTGTAGATAGTACTTATGGAGCAACAACAGTAGGAATGGCAGCATATTCAGGATCTTCAATAATTAATGACACTAATGGAGTTATTAATGTAGATAAAGGTTCTGGAATGGTAGTAGGAATAGGTGCAAAATTCCAAAATAATGGACTTATAACTGTAAAAAATGGAATAGGAATAGAAGGACAAGGAGTTCTTGAAAATACAGGAAATATTGTAGTTATACCTGGATATTCAGGGACAAAAGTTGAAAATACAGGTGTGGGAAGTGCAGAAGTAGGAAGTGTCAAGATAGAATCAGATGGAACTGTAACTATTAATGATAAATATGTGTCACTTGCAGGAGGATCACTTTCAGTAGATGGAGATTTAAAAATAAATGGTGCATATGTAGATGTAACAACTGGAATACCTTTATTTAATGCTCAAAGTGTAAGTGGAGAGGTAAATATTCTTCCAAACTTTGCGCTGACAGGAAATGGAATCACATATGTAATACAAGATTTTGTAAATGTAGCATCAGAAACAGTAGATGGAACAAAGTTTACTCCTATAACATCACCTCTATTTATTGCAAAAGTGACAGGAGATGGAGATCTTACTATTGCAAAAAGACCATATGCAGATTTGACAATAGGAACACAGTTTGATGCATTGGATAAAGGACTTGATAATATTCTTGCTAACAGTGGAGGAATAGGAAAAGATGCAGAGATATTAAAAGGATTGAATGCATACTTGGAAGGACTTTCTGCAGATCAATTTGAAGGAGAAGCTTCTAGAAAACTTGCAGAAACAAGAGGAGATATCTATTCAACTATTCAGGGAAGAATGCAGGATATCAACAGAGCATTTGATAACTCTTTCTATGAACTTGAATCATCATACAATCTAACTAAAGACAGCAGTAAGTATAGTGTAATCTATACTGATGGTGATTACAAAGATCCAACTTTAGGAATAGAAGATTATGATTACAAGATAATGGGTCTTCTTTACATGAAAGAAAAAGAAGGAACAGAGTATGGAAGCAAATATGGATATACACTAGGATTTACAGGATCGAAATTTGAATTTGAAAATGATTCAAAAGAGGATGTATATTCATTGAGAGCAGGAGTACATAGAGTTAAAAATCTAAGCGAAGAGCATAAAGTATCATGGTTATCAAGAATAGAACTAGGATACAACAGACATATAGCTGAGAGAAAACTTAACCTTCATGAAACATTTGAGAATAAGGGAGAGTACAATACTTACTCTGTAGCACTTGATAACAGAATAACAAAAGTTATCTATACAGATTTATCAAGGGAATTGGATATATATGCAGATTTAGATTTAGAGTATGGAAAAGTAGATGGCTTTACAGAAAGTGCAGGAAGCAATGGCGGACTTGAAGTACAGATTAAAGATAATGACTACTTAAGCGCACAACTGGGAGCAGGAGTGAAAGCATCCCAAAGAATCTATGCAGGAAATGATGTATCAGTAAAAGTAACAGCAGATGTAAAGTATGCATATGAACTTGGAGATAACTATGATGGAAATAAAGCGAGACTAAAAAATGGAGGAGAAGGATACTACAGCTTAATTACTCCAGATGGAAGAGAAGGAAAACTAATAGGAAAAGTAGGACTAACAGTGGAGAAAGCCAACTATATGGGAGTAACATTTGAAGTAGAGGCAGCAGATGAAGGAAACAGAGAAGATTCATCAGTAAAATATGGAGTAAGATTCAATTACAAATTCTAG